The following coding sequences are from one Dreissena polymorpha isolate Duluth1 chromosome 8, UMN_Dpol_1.0, whole genome shotgun sequence window:
- the LOC127842593 gene encoding heavy metal-binding protein HIP-like isoform X2 produces MLRYANLQIIMLNVAVYFLLVLAVDCTVPSKRFIVEVDLPELLQRLDGLTSTVNDLNHPPVAFKAHLTSPISPGANQRIIFDDVQLNTGNAYHRHLGGFLAPLNGTYLFSVSVCSDNGHYIVLDLMKNAGLIGRVLAGDSVYNDCSSDTSIVELNAGDEVYVQHHASSGDYVNAHQNILNSFTGVLLQIL; encoded by the exons ATGTTACGTTATGCTAATTTGCAAATCATTATGCTGAACGTCGCTGTCTATTTCCTGCTTGTGTTGGCTGTTGACTGCACCGTGCCGAGCAAACGGTTTATTGTAGAGGTCGATCTTCCGGAACTTTTGCAGCGATTGGATGGTTTGACAAGTACAGTGAATGATTTAA ATCATCCGCCGGTGGCATTTAAAGCACACCTAACTTCCCCTATCAGTCCAGGTGCAAACCAGCGCATCATTTTTGATGACGTACAACTGAACACCGGTAACGCCTATCATCGACACCTAGGCGGATTCCTTGCACCTTTGAATGGCACCTACCTGTTTTCGGTTTCTGTCTGCTCGGACAATGGTCATTATATAGTACTTGATTTGATGAAAAACGCCGGCCTTATTGGGAGGGTACTAGCAGGGGATTCTGTCTACAACGACTGCTCCTCGGATACTTCAATTGTGGAACTGAATGCAGGGGACGAAGTGTATGTTCAGCATCATGCGTCAAGTGGAGATTATGTTAATGCTCATCAAAATATACTTAACAGCTTTACCGGTGTACTTTTACAAATACTGTAG
- the LOC127842593 gene encoding heavy metal-binding protein HIP-like isoform X1 — protein MLRYANLQIIMLNVAVYFLLVLAVDCTVPSKRFIVEVDLPELLQRLDGLTSTVNDLKLQNADLLRKYDYLQVKCNHPPVAFKAHLTSPISPGANQRIIFDDVQLNTGNAYHRHLGGFLAPLNGTYLFSVSVCSDNGHYIVLDLMKNAGLIGRVLAGDSVYNDCSSDTSIVELNAGDEVYVQHHASSGDYVNAHQNILNSFTGVLLQIL, from the exons ATGTTACGTTATGCTAATTTGCAAATCATTATGCTGAACGTCGCTGTCTATTTCCTGCTTGTGTTGGCTGTTGACTGCACCGTGCCGAGCAAACGGTTTATTGTAGAGGTCGATCTTCCGGAACTTTTGCAGCGATTGGATGGTTTGACAAGTACAGTGAATGATTTAA AATTGCAGAATGCAGACCTTCTACGGAAATATGATTACTTGCAAGTCAAATGCA ATCATCCGCCGGTGGCATTTAAAGCACACCTAACTTCCCCTATCAGTCCAGGTGCAAACCAGCGCATCATTTTTGATGACGTACAACTGAACACCGGTAACGCCTATCATCGACACCTAGGCGGATTCCTTGCACCTTTGAATGGCACCTACCTGTTTTCGGTTTCTGTCTGCTCGGACAATGGTCATTATATAGTACTTGATTTGATGAAAAACGCCGGCCTTATTGGGAGGGTACTAGCAGGGGATTCTGTCTACAACGACTGCTCCTCGGATACTTCAATTGTGGAACTGAATGCAGGGGACGAAGTGTATGTTCAGCATCATGCGTCAAGTGGAGATTATGTTAATGCTCATCAAAATATACTTAACAGCTTTACCGGTGTACTTTTACAAATACTGTAG